One Chanodichthys erythropterus isolate Z2021 chromosome 10, ASM2448905v1, whole genome shotgun sequence DNA segment encodes these proteins:
- the paxbp1 gene encoding PAX3- and PAX7-binding protein 1 has protein sequence MFKKAKRCNFRQRNDSDDEEKEEVQQSGGPGAEESANPSESFTGPAPGANILNNHGNGFQPGAVKINKDKKKRKEYREEPKASLLSFHDDEDDTEVFRVKKSYHSKKIVKQLKKEYKEDLEKNTSAIPEQSVRIGGPAQNLSIKEEPLSGSRASSEQGEEEMEVDSNEEQEEEGEQKSAGGAFSQTLSALSSLRPGEIPDAAFIHAARKRRQMARELGGEAPLVENEATSKRLVREDENGGSDDDEDEKRINFSGVKIKSQRQKIAEEIGIECSDDEALDDGQDEEVNRWEQEQIRKGISIPQVQTTQSEDTTMYYQGGYDAQPYGASYAMPFSYTTATVGADNSKTLKAEPSVPYPIPSCDLTPITTDLVKKRLKDRLSFMRQGHNSNARRFEQIQEELEASKKTIQLLEGSSQEAADKYRFLQEMRGYVGDLLECFSEKVPVILELEVAMHQLLRQRASRLVQRRQDDIKDESSEFSSLSSKAVMAPNLDSFGRDRTAYQELAKQRRIAEREARRTRRRQAREQNGKRAEHKEGLSSDDEETSTDITSYNLERDRILNESKKVFEDVVEDFHSLDNIKSHFETWRKLYFTCYRDAYIGLCLPKLFNPLIRLQLISWSPFEVECPNFEYMLWFESLLFYGCEEQSSLKKEEDIDNSLLPAIVERVLLPKLAVLTDQMWDPLSSSQTSRLVAFMQRLIKDYPTVLHGENRNTQELLRTIVMRIRRTLDDDIFLPLFPKNVMENKNSGPYLFSQRQFWSCVKFLGNILLWDGILSLSALKELAVDSTLNRYILSALQTTDASEEHVEKCRKVVECFPVQWFSSLKGQQTLPQLENFCRYLKHLASSLYRSCVAGSDVEKRNVREQIKDVIRLLGRLNALDHVIAVASEHGIKDIKTLLENK, from the exons ATGTTTAAGAAAGCTAAGAGGTGCAATTTTAGGCAGAGGAATGACTCAGACGATGAGGAGAAAGAGGAGGTCCAGCAGTCCGGCGGGCCCGGGGCTGAAGAGTCGGCGAACCCGAGTGAGTCCTTTACTGGTCCCGCTCCTGGAGCAAACATACTGAACAACCACGGGAACGGATTTCAGCCTGGTGCTGTCAAGATCAACAAAGACAAGAAGAAAAGGAAGGAGTACCGAGAAGAACCCAAAGCGAGTCTGCTGAGCTTCCACGACGATGAAG ATGACACTGAAGTGTTTCGTGTGAAGAAATCCTACCACAGCAAGAAGATCGTCAAGCAGCTGAAGAAAGAATACAAGGAGGATTTGGAAAAGAACACCAGTGCCATACCAGAGCAAAGCGTGCGCATTG GTGGACCTGCTCAGAATCTGTCAATTAAAGAGGAGCCCTTATCGGGCAGCAGAGCCAGCAGTGAACAGGGAGAAGAAGAAATGGAGGTCGACAGCAATGAGGAACAGGAAGAGGAAGGCGAGCAAAAGTCTGCAGGGGGAGCATTTAGCCAAACTCTGTCTGCCCTCAGCTCGCTTAGACCAG GCGAGATCCCCGACGCGGCCTTCATTCATGCTGCTCGTAAACGTAGGCAGATGGCTCGAGAGCTTGGGGGTGAGGCTCCGTTGGTCGAGAATGAAGCGACGAGCAAGCGCCTTGTTCGCGAAGATGAGAACGGCGgcagtgatgatgatgaagatgagaAAAGGATCAACTTCAGTGGAGTCAAGATAAAGAGTCAGAGGCAGAAAATAGCTGAAGAGATCG GTATCGAATGCAGTGATGATGAAGCTCTAGATGATGGCCAGGATGAGGAAGTGAATCGCTGGGAGCAGGAGCAGATCAGGAAGGGCATTAGCATCCCTCAG GTCCAAACCACCCAGTCTGAAGATACAACCATGTATTACCAAGGCGGTTATGATGCACAGCCTTATGGAGCTTCCTACGCCATGCCGTTTAGCTACACCACTGCCACAGTCGGAGCCGACAACAGCAAGACTTTGAAAGCAGAGCCCTCAGTTCCTTATCCCATTCCCTCTTGTGACCTGACCCCTATAACCACAGATCTGGTAAAGAAACGTCTCAAAGACAG GCTGAGCTTCATGCGCCAAGGGCACAATTCCAATGCCCGGCGCTTTGAGCAGATCCAGGAGGAGCTGGAGGCCTCCAAAAAGACCATCCAGCTCCTGGAGGGCTCCTCACAGGAGGCCGCAGACAAATATAGATTCTTGCAAGAAATGCGAGGGTATGTTGGAGACTTGCTTGAGTGTTTCAGTGAAAAG GTGCCTGTTATTCTGGAGCTAGAGGTCGCCATGCACCAGTTACTTCGGCAGCGGGCATCCCGTCTCGTCCAGAGAAGACAGGATGATATTAAAGATGAATCGTCGGAGTTTTCCAGCCTTTCAA GTAAAGCTGTTATGGCCCCTAACTTGGACTCATTCGGTCGTGATCGCACAGCCTATCAGGAGCTTGCCAAGCAGAGGAGGATAGCTGAAAGAGAAGCTAGGCG AACCCGTCGCAGACAAGCTCGAGAGCAGAACGGCAAGAGAGCTGAGCATAAGGAGGGCCTGTCTAGTGATGACGAAGAGACGTCCACTGACATCACCAGCTACAACCTAGAGAGAG ATCGCATTTTAAACGAGTCAAAGAAGGTGTTTGAGGACGTGGTGGAGGATTTCCACTCTCTGGACAACATAAAGTCTCACTTCGAGACCTGGAGAAAGCTGTATTTTACATGCTACAGAGATGCCTACATCGGACTGTGTTTGCCCAAACTCTTTAACCCCCTTATTCGACTGCAGCTCATCTCATGGTCTCCATTTGAG GTGGAGTGTCCCAACTTTGAGTATATGCTGTGGTTTGAGTCTTTGCTCTTCTATGGCTGTGAGGAGCAGAGCTCTCTAAAGAAAGAGGAAGACATAGATAACAGCCTGCTTCCTGCTATTGTAGAAAGAGTGCTTCTTCCTAAATTAGCAG TGCTGACGGATCAGATGTGGGATCCGCTATCCAGCAGTCAGACGTCCAGACTGGTGGCTTTCATGCAGAGGTTGATCAAAGATTATCCCACTGTGCTGCACGGTGAAAACCGCAACACACAA GAGCTTTTAAGGACCATAGTGATGCGAATTCGACGGACTCTTGATGATGACATTTTCCTGCCTCTGTTTCCAAAAAA TGTTATGGAGAACAAGAACTCTGGTCCTTACCTCTTTTCCCAGAGGCAGTTTTGGTCTTGTGTTAAG TTCCTTGGGAACATCTTATTATGGGATGGGATCCTGTCTCTGTCAGCGCTGAAGGAGCTCGCCGTGGACAGCACACTAAACCGCTACATTCTCTCAGCCCTGCAGACCACAGATGCCAGCGAGGAACATGTGGAGAAATGCCGCAAA GTGGTGGAGTGTTTTCCTGTGCAGTGGTTCAGCAGTCTGAAAGGACAGCAGACTCTTCCTCAGCTCGAGAACTTCTGCAGATATTTGAAACACCTGGCCAGCAGTCTGTACCGCAGCTGTGTGGCTGGATCAGATGTGGAGAAGAGGAACGTGAG GGAACAAATTAAGGATGTTATCAGGCTTTTGGGACGACTCAACGCTTTAGACCACGTGATCGCAGTTGCATCAGAACATGGCATTAAAGATATAAAGACTCTCCTCGAGAACAAATGA
- the LOC137029689 gene encoding E3 ubiquitin-protein ligase TRIM16-like, whose protein sequence is MAEASISVAPDQFCCPVCLDLLRDPVALPCGHSYCMICITDCWNREDQKGVYSCPQCRQTFTPRLVLRKNTILAEMVEKLNETTLQPATPAPAYYAGPGDVDCNICSGRKHKAVKSCLMCLNSYCQTHLEQHENFFKKHNLIEATRRLQEMICKKHNRPLEAFCRTDQTCICMMCVLDKHKNHEINTAAVERIYRQRQLEEKQRQCKEEILQKQNKMQALKKAVDSHKRSAQAVVEHSEKIFTELILSIERRRSEVTQLIRDQEKAAVSQAEGFLKKLEEAIDFLKESDTELEQLLHIDDHIHFLQSSQFILPCFIVPSITVSPHLSFSNIGKSVSLLRGKLEDFCKEEVERISARVKSIKITDNDNPKTREEFLQYSCQLSLDPSTVNKHLCLSQGNRVVTYTKNAQQYPKHPGRFDDSPQVLCRESVCGRAYWEADWRGNCWVGISVSYKSISRKRKGEDEADIFGYNDKSWTLQNTCTGRLFTHNSVDSEIKKPLYSSRIGVYVDHRAGILSFYSVSDTMTLLKSVQTTFTEPLYPGFKVLDGSSVKLCDL, encoded by the exons ATGGCAGAAGCCAGTATTTCAGTGGCTCCGGACCAGTTCTGCTGTCCAGTATGTCTGGATCTCTTGAGGGATCCTGTGGCCCTTCCCtgtggacacagttactgtaTGATCTGTATTACAGACTGTTGGAATCGAGAGGATCAAAAAGGAGTCTACAGCTGCCCCCAATGCAGACAGACCTTCACTCCAAGACTTGTACTGAGGAAAAACACCATTCTGGCTGAAATGGTGGAGAAACTAAATGAGACAACACTACAACCTGCTACTCCTGCTCCTGCTTACTATGCAGGTCCTGGAGATGTGGATTGTAACATCTGTAGTGGAAGAAAACACAAAGCTGTCAAGTCGTGCTTGATGTGCCTGAACTCTTACTGCCAAACGCACCTTGAACAGCACGAGAATTTCTTCAAGAAACACAATTTGATAGAAGCTACCAGACGACTCCAGGAGATGATCTGTAAGAAACATAACAGGCCTCTAGAAGCTTTCTGTCGAACTGACCAGACGTGTATCTGCATGATGTGTGTGCTGGACAAACACAAAAATCATGAAATTAACACAGCTGCAGTAGAGAGGATATACAGACAG AGGCAATTAGAGGAGAAACAGAGACAATGCAAGGAGGAAATCCTGCAAAAACAGAATAAGATGCAGGCGCTTAAAAAGGCTGTGGACTCTCACAAG CGCTCTGCTCAGGCAGTAGTGGAGCACAGTGAGAAGATATTCACTGAACTGATCCTCTCTATTGAGAGAAGACGCTCTGAGGTCACACagctgatcagagatcaggaaaaGGCTGCAGTGAGTCAAGCTGAAGGATTCTTGAAGAAACTGGAGGAGGCCATTGATTTTCTGAAGGAGAGCGATACTGAGTTGGAGCAGCTGTTACACATAGACGATCACATCCATTTCCTCCAG AGTTCACAGTTCATCTTGCCTTGTTTTATCGTACCCAGCATCACTGTCAGTCCTCACCTCTCTTTTAGTAATATTGGAAAATCGGTCTCTCTCCTAAGAGGGAAACTTGAAGATTTCTGCAAAGAGGAGGTAGAACGGATATCTGCTAGAG TAAAAAGCATCAAGATCACTGACAACGATAACCCCAAGACTAGGGAGGAGTTCTTACAAT attccTGTCAGCTCAGTCTGGATCCAAGCACAGTGAATAAACACCTCTGTCTGTCTCAGGGGAACAGAGTAGTCACTTATACTAAGAATGCCCAGCAGTATCCTAAACATCCAGGCAGGTTTGATGACAGTCctcaggtgttgtgtagagagagtgtgtgtggacgTGCCTACTGGGAGGCTGACTGGAGAGGGAATTGTTGGGTGGGTATATCAGTGTCTtataagagcatcagcaggaagaGAAAGGGTGAAGATGAGGCTGATATTTTTGGATATAATGATAAGTCCTGGACATTGCAAAACACGTGCACAGGTCGCTTATTTACTCATAATTCTGTAGACAGTGAAATCAAAAAACCCCTATACTCCTCTAGAATAGGAGTGTACGTGGATCACAGGGCAGGaattctgtccttctacagcgtctcgGACACAATGACCCTTCTCAAAAGtgtccagaccacattcactgAGCCCCTTTATCCTGGCTTTAAGGTTTTAGATGGATCAAGTGTGAAACTATGTGATCTATAA